One Nostoc sp. UHCC 0302 DNA window includes the following coding sequences:
- a CDS encoding EAL domain-containing protein: MIRQLETYQYREVLREDNSTVVYRGIKKLDRTPVLIKSIKTEYPTLEDIAGLKYEYKILQSLDIAGVIKCYVLEDRHPFSTLILEDFGGEPLSKYLSQRSLNLSEFLDIGIQLAETLGKLHEYKVTHKNLKTVNVLFNPQTRQVKIYDFSLATYLYGEKQRISNQNLFEDALAYISPEQTGRMNRLVDYRTDFYSLGIVFYEMLTGQLPFQSTEPLELVHCHIARTPISPCITAKNLGLREIPQAVSDIVMKLLAKTAEERYQNALGLKADLETCLKLLQTTGKIAPFQVGQLDLYSQFSIPQKLYGREVEVEILMAAFKRISQGTTEMMLVSGYSGVGKSSLVYEVHKPIVRQRGYFIFGKFDQFKRNIPYAAVIQAFQELMRQLLTESSERIILWRAKLLKALGYNGQVIIDVIPEVERIIESQPAVPQLGASESQNRFNRVFIQFIYVFCKVEHPLVLFLDDLQWADSASLKLIQLLINDPNSKYLLLIGAYRDNEVSATHSLMLTLSELQQAKAVMNNIVLEPLHLVHVSQLIADTFQSNQEQCLATSSTLRVLQRSTASGVTLVPLRGSRLRVACRRQDLLPYGKALRLGQESPMHSGRTRRLRPLRQCASTHSLAELVFNKTQGNPFFLSQLLKSLYQDNLLFFNFNQACWQWDIERLLDIDITDNVVELMVSQIQKLLPVTQNVLQLGACIGNKFTLEVLSIVNEKPLSETALDLWPALQFGLILPLNQYYKIPLVIDLEEFKKRYDDEDTSLFASSHSPVILYKFLHDRVQQAAYSLIPQAERSQTHLRIGELLLEHTPEAELEENIFEIVNQLNIGSQLLTQQQDKDRLVALNLLAGQKAIKATAYEPALKYLKVGLELLSETSWQTNYDLTLALFVEVTSAEFLNNNFERTAILADIVLSNAKNILDQVKVYEIKIQYCVSQNKLKEAIAIILQVIEMLGISLSQELPHALTQQYENSLTIESLSSLPPMTDDFKLAAMRILVAAGPPTYFADAQLFTSIIFTMVGLCIQYGNSAMAAYGYACYGSILAGQLGEIDAAYQSCLLALRLLDQYNAKDLKAEICEIFNGHVRHFKDPLTAVLEPMLEGIQSGLEVGKVQYASYIAAFYSAALFYTGENLESVAKKLDQRLELLNSLKTQVCIDYAKIWRQMVANLVGDSTHKFELVSDRFNETEILNTLIAADNQTALSALYLAKTHLLYLYREYAQAIQNAAIAERYIGSVMGTINVSEHSFYYMLALLGQYPYATIKEQYEYLQIVELRQQQMEKLAKTAPMNFLHKYELVEAERAKVLGQYDRAMEYYDRAIQNAREYGYFQEEALAAELAAEFYFIRGRERITKDYLTDAFYGYLRWGAMAKVQDLRERYPQVFLKEQTLIGIAPNYTTKISLAALDLATVIKASQVLSDEIIQSKLLEKLMNSMIENAGARAGMLLLQEQDQWVLVVEGFVDKDNAIVLPARPIETKPILPVALINYVARSQSTLVLDDATEEKLFTNDLYILKNRPKSVLCLPIIYQSQLKCILYLENNLTKGAFTQNHVEVLSLIASQAAISLENAGFYQELQTYSQKLESKNAQLSQINISLAAEISDRQRREVERKQAQEALFQEKELAQVTLQSIGDAVITTDAQGLVQYLNPIAEKLTGWSQSEAQGLSLSEVFQIVNETTREPVANPLEKALREGHTVGLANHTILIARNGDEFAIDDSAAPIRASNGQIIGAVMVFHDVSHTRSLSRQLSWHASHDALTGLVNRREFEHHLEQAIKDAKMHNEQHALCYLDLDQFKIVNDTCGHLAGDELLRQVTALFQSQVRKTDTLARIGGDEFGLLLNQCPLEQAQRVSNSIRQKVQEFRFVWQEKLFAIGVSIGLVMIHTNSESVAHVLSLADAACYAAKNRGRNRVHVYQVDDVDLLQQQGEMEWVTRIAHALEENRFCLYYQTIIPVVPTEITEQHYEVLLRLQDETGSLVLPMAFIPAAERYNLMHLIDRWVIRTLFATQGQHYRNVWNECQLKNHECNCIYAINLSGASINDEQFIEFLHEQFALHQIPPQMICFEITETVAISNLSKAVLFISELRSLGCRFALDDFGSGMSSFTYLKNLPVDFLKIDGSFIKQILDNPIDLAMVEAINHVGHIMGIQTIAEFVENDAILEKIKVLGVNYAQGYSIAKPCPLL; this comes from the coding sequence ATGATTAGACAACTGGAAACTTATCAATATAGAGAAGTACTTCGAGAAGATAATAGTACGGTTGTTTATCGCGGAATCAAAAAACTAGATCGAACACCTGTACTAATAAAATCCATTAAAACAGAGTACCCTACTCTCGAAGATATTGCTGGGTTAAAATATGAGTATAAAATTCTCCAATCGCTAGATATTGCCGGAGTTATTAAATGCTATGTATTAGAAGATAGACATCCGTTCTCGACGCTGATTTTAGAAGATTTTGGAGGAGAGCCTCTTTCAAAATACCTCAGTCAAAGATCACTCAATTTAAGTGAGTTTTTAGATATTGGAATTCAGCTTGCTGAAACACTGGGGAAACTGCATGAATACAAAGTTACTCACAAGAATTTAAAAACTGTTAATGTGCTGTTCAATCCGCAAACCAGACAAGTTAAAATTTATGATTTTAGCCTTGCTACTTATTTGTATGGAGAAAAGCAAAGAATTAGTAATCAGAATCTTTTTGAAGATGCCCTCGCTTATATATCGCCTGAGCAAACCGGGCGGATGAACCGCTTAGTTGATTACCGCACCGACTTTTATTCCTTAGGCATTGTTTTCTATGAAATGTTGACAGGACAATTGCCTTTTCAAAGTACTGAACCGCTAGAACTCGTTCATTGCCATATTGCTAGAACCCCAATTTCTCCTTGTATAACTGCCAAAAATCTGGGCTTAAGAGAAATTCCCCAGGCAGTTTCTGATATTGTAATGAAACTTTTGGCAAAGACAGCAGAAGAACGTTATCAAAATGCGTTGGGACTGAAAGCAGATTTGGAAACGTGTTTAAAGCTGCTACAAACTACAGGAAAAATTGCACCCTTCCAAGTGGGGCAATTAGATTTGTACAGCCAATTCTCGATTCCGCAAAAACTTTATGGTCGTGAAGTCGAGGTAGAAATTTTGATGGCTGCCTTTAAGCGCATCAGTCAAGGCACAACAGAAATGATGCTAGTAAGTGGCTACTCTGGGGTTGGTAAGTCATCTCTAGTCTATGAAGTTCATAAGCCAATTGTGCGACAGCGCGGGTATTTTATTTTCGGCAAGTTTGACCAGTTTAAACGTAATATTCCTTATGCTGCTGTGATTCAAGCGTTTCAAGAATTGATGCGGCAGTTGCTCACTGAAAGTAGCGAGCGGATTATTCTTTGGCGGGCAAAACTGTTAAAAGCGTTGGGTTATAATGGTCAGGTAATCATTGATGTGATTCCAGAAGTCGAGCGCATTATTGAATCCCAACCCGCAGTGCCACAACTGGGTGCATCAGAATCGCAAAACCGATTTAACCGCGTTTTTATACAGTTCATTTATGTATTTTGCAAAGTAGAACATCCTTTAGTATTATTTCTCGACGATTTGCAATGGGCAGATTCAGCATCATTGAAATTAATTCAATTGTTGATAAATGATCCAAATAGTAAATATTTATTGCTGATAGGTGCATACCGAGATAATGAGGTGAGTGCGACCCATTCACTAATGTTGACGCTTTCTGAACTTCAGCAAGCAAAGGCAGTTATGAACAACATTGTCCTTGAACCGTTACATCTGGTTCATGTTAGCCAGTTAATTGCCGATACATTTCAAAGTAATCAAGAGCAATGCCTGGCGACAAGCTCTACCCTGCGGGTTCTCCAAAGAAGTACGGCTTCGGGGGTGACGCTCGTACCCCTACGGGGAAGCAGGCTACGCGTAGCGTGTCGCAGACAAGACTTGCTACCCTACGGGAAGGCGTTGCGCCTGGGACAGGAATCGCCTATGCATAGCGGACGCACTAGAAGACTGCGGCCCCTTCGCCAGTGCGCGTCTACGCACTCTCTTGCAGAATTAGTCTTTAATAAAACTCAAGGTAATCCCTTCTTTTTATCGCAACTACTCAAATCGCTTTATCAAGATAACTTACTGTTTTTCAACTTTAATCAAGCTTGTTGGCAGTGGGACATTGAAAGGCTGCTAGATATCGACATCACTGATAATGTCGTTGAACTAATGGTCAGCCAAATTCAAAAGTTATTGCCAGTCACTCAGAACGTTCTCCAGTTAGGCGCTTGCATTGGTAACAAATTTACTTTAGAAGTGCTTAGTATTGTCAATGAAAAGCCGTTATCAGAGACGGCATTGGATTTATGGCCAGCGCTACAATTTGGGCTAATTTTGCCATTAAATCAATATTATAAAATTCCCTTAGTCATTGACCTAGAGGAATTTAAGAAGAGATATGATGACGAAGATACTTCACTTTTTGCTTCTTCTCACTCTCCAGTAATCCTCTATAAATTTTTGCATGACCGCGTACAACAAGCTGCATATTCGCTTATACCCCAAGCTGAACGCAGCCAAACGCACTTGAGAATTGGAGAGTTGTTACTTGAGCACACGCCAGAAGCAGAACTTGAAGAAAACATTTTTGAGATTGTTAATCAATTAAATATCGGCAGTCAGTTGCTGACTCAACAGCAGGATAAAGATAGACTAGTAGCACTAAATTTATTGGCCGGACAGAAAGCGATAAAAGCTACGGCTTATGAACCTGCGCTTAAGTATTTAAAGGTAGGATTGGAACTACTTTCAGAAACGAGTTGGCAGACAAATTATGATTTGACATTGGCACTATTTGTAGAAGTAACCTCAGCCGAGTTTCTAAATAATAATTTTGAGCGAACCGCAATACTGGCAGATATTGTTTTAAGTAATGCAAAAAATATTCTAGATCAAGTTAAGGTATATGAGATTAAAATTCAATATTGCGTTTCTCAGAACAAATTGAAGGAAGCGATCGCTATTATTTTACAAGTAATAGAAATGCTAGGAATTTCTCTAAGTCAAGAGCTTCCTCATGCCTTAACTCAACAGTATGAAAATTCATTGACGATTGAAAGTTTAAGTAGCTTGCCACCGATGACTGATGATTTTAAACTGGCAGCAATGCGAATTCTGGTGGCAGCAGGGCCTCCAACTTACTTTGCAGATGCTCAGTTGTTCACCTCAATTATCTTCACGATGGTGGGTCTCTGCATTCAGTATGGCAATTCGGCGATGGCAGCGTATGGCTATGCCTGCTATGGTTCAATTCTGGCAGGTCAGCTAGGAGAAATTGATGCTGCTTATCAATCTTGCCTCTTGGCTTTGAGACTTCTCGATCAATATAATGCTAAAGACCTTAAAGCCGAAATTTGTGAAATTTTTAATGGCCACGTTCGACATTTTAAAGACCCTCTTACTGCTGTATTAGAACCAATGTTAGAGGGCATTCAAAGTGGTTTAGAAGTTGGCAAAGTCCAATATGCTTCGTATATTGCTGCTTTTTATTCCGCTGCTTTGTTTTATACGGGTGAGAACTTAGAAAGCGTTGCTAAAAAGCTCGACCAACGATTAGAATTACTAAACAGTTTGAAAACTCAAGTCTGCATTGATTATGCCAAAATTTGGCGACAGATGGTAGCAAATTTGGTAGGCGACTCAACACACAAGTTTGAACTGGTTAGTGATCGCTTTAACGAAACAGAAATTTTAAATACGTTAATTGCAGCTGATAATCAAACAGCTCTCTCTGCTCTTTACCTAGCCAAAACGCATCTACTCTATTTATATAGAGAGTACGCTCAAGCGATCCAAAATGCAGCGATCGCAGAACGTTATATCGGTAGTGTTATGGGGACAATAAATGTCTCCGAACATAGTTTTTATTATATGCTGGCTTTGCTGGGGCAGTATCCCTATGCAACTATTAAAGAACAATATGAGTACTTGCAAATAGTGGAGTTACGCCAACAGCAGATGGAAAAATTGGCGAAGACCGCGCCGATGAACTTTCTGCATAAGTATGAATTAGTTGAAGCAGAAAGAGCAAAAGTTTTGGGGCAGTATGATCGAGCAATGGAGTATTATGATCGGGCAATTCAAAACGCACGAGAATATGGTTATTTCCAAGAAGAAGCGCTAGCTGCGGAACTAGCGGCAGAATTTTACTTTATACGCGGTAGAGAACGGATTACCAAAGACTATTTAACAGATGCTTTCTACGGTTATTTGCGCTGGGGCGCAATGGCAAAAGTTCAAGATTTAAGAGAACGCTATCCCCAAGTCTTCCTCAAAGAGCAAACGCTAATAGGGATTGCACCCAACTATACAACCAAAATCAGCTTAGCAGCTTTAGATTTAGCTACTGTCATTAAAGCTTCTCAAGTACTTTCTGATGAAATTATTCAGAGTAAATTGCTTGAAAAATTAATGAACAGCATGATTGAAAATGCGGGGGCAAGAGCCGGGATGCTTCTCTTACAAGAGCAAGATCAATGGGTTCTGGTAGTGGAGGGATTTGTAGACAAAGACAATGCTATTGTACTGCCAGCTAGGCCAATAGAAACAAAGCCAATTTTGCCTGTAGCATTAATTAACTATGTTGCTAGAAGTCAATCTACTTTGGTATTAGATGACGCAACTGAAGAAAAATTGTTTACCAATGATCTTTATATTCTAAAAAATCGACCTAAATCTGTGCTTTGTTTGCCGATTATTTATCAGAGTCAACTTAAATGTATTCTTTACTTAGAAAACAACTTAACTAAAGGTGCGTTTACCCAAAACCATGTAGAAGTATTGAGTTTAATAGCTTCCCAGGCAGCAATTTCTCTAGAAAACGCCGGATTTTACCAAGAATTGCAAACATACTCGCAAAAGTTAGAGAGCAAAAATGCCCAGTTGAGTCAAATCAATATATCACTAGCGGCTGAAATTAGCGATCGCCAGCGCCGAGAAGTTGAGCGCAAGCAAGCTCAAGAAGCCCTGTTTCAAGAAAAAGAGCTAGCCCAAGTGACATTGCAATCAATTGGAGATGCAGTTATCACTACGGATGCTCAGGGCCTAGTACAGTATCTGAATCCCATCGCCGAAAAACTGACAGGCTGGAGCCAATCAGAAGCACAAGGGTTATCGCTGTCTGAAGTCTTTCAAATTGTCAACGAAACAACTCGTGAACCAGTGGCAAATCCCCTCGAAAAAGCTCTACGCGAAGGTCATACTGTCGGTCTTGCAAACCATACAATCTTGATTGCACGCAATGGGGATGAGTTTGCCATTGATGATTCCGCCGCTCCGATTCGTGCTAGCAACGGTCAGATCATCGGGGCAGTCATGGTATTTCATGATGTGTCCCATACCCGCAGCCTATCTCGGCAACTTTCCTGGCACGCTAGTCATGATGCCTTAACTGGACTAGTAAATCGACGCGAGTTTGAACATCACCTAGAGCAGGCTATTAAAGATGCTAAGATGCACAATGAGCAACACGCCCTTTGCTATCTAGATTTAGACCAATTTAAAATCGTCAATGATACCTGTGGTCATCTTGCTGGCGACGAACTCTTGCGTCAGGTGACAGCATTATTTCAAAGTCAGGTGCGTAAGACGGACACTTTAGCTCGCATAGGTGGCGATGAATTTGGCTTACTCCTTAATCAATGCCCACTAGAACAGGCACAACGGGTTTCCAATTCCATACGTCAGAAAGTTCAGGAATTTCGATTTGTCTGGCAAGAAAAACTTTTTGCCATTGGCGTCAGTATTGGATTAGTGATGATTCATACTAATAGTGAAAGTGTTGCTCATGTATTAAGTCTTGCAGATGCTGCTTGTTATGCAGCTAAAAATCGGGGGCGCAATCGGGTACACGTTTATCAAGTAGACGATGTTGATCTATTACAACAACAGGGCGAAATGGAATGGGTAACACGTATTGCTCATGCTCTGGAAGAAAATCGATTTTGTCTTTACTACCAAACGATTATCCCTGTTGTGCCAACTGAGATCACAGAACAACATTATGAAGTCCTTTTGCGCTTGCAAGACGAAACTGGCTCTTTGGTATTACCTATGGCATTTATTCCTGCCGCAGAACGTTATAACCTCATGCATTTAATTGATCGCTGGGTAATTCGTACCCTTTTTGCTACTCAAGGGCAACACTATCGTAATGTCTGGAATGAATGCCAATTAAAGAATCACGAATGTAATTGTATTTATGCGATTAATCTTTCAGGTGCAAGTATCAATGATGAGCAATTTATTGAATTTTTACATGAGCAATTTGCTTTGCATCAAATTCCACCCCAAATGATCTGTTTTGAGATTACTGAAACTGTTGCCATTAGTAACTTAAGTAAAGCTGTTTTATTTATCAGTGAATTAAGAAGCCTCGGCTGTCGCTTTGCGCTAGATGACTTCGGTAGTGGAATGTCATCTTTCACTTATCTCAAAAACCTGCCTGTAGATTTTCTCAAAATTGATGGCAGCTTTATTAAGCAGATTTTGGACAATCCTATTGATTTAGCTATGGTTGAAGCTATTAATCATGTTGGGCATATTATGGGGATTCAAACTATTGCAGAGTTTGTTGAAAATGATGCAATCTTAGAAAAAATTAAAGTTCTTGGAGTGAATTACGCTCAAGGGTACAGCATCGCAAAGCCTTGTCCCTTGCTGTGA
- a CDS encoding EAL domain-containing protein has protein sequence MRTSEQIKAETKEKFIFFLPFFESAEQNTQVLENLWQLKEIKVQFHIDNFGTGYSSLSYLHNFPLNVLKINRSFINQIVTSSKRTEFYFSYRKILFNF, from the coding sequence ATGCGAACAAGCGAACAAATAAAGGCAGAAACCAAGGAAAAATTTATTTTTTTCTTACCCTTCTTTGAATCCGCAGAACAGAACACGCAGGTATTAGAAAACCTTTGGCAACTCAAAGAAATAAAAGTGCAATTTCATATAGATAATTTTGGTACTGGCTACTCGTCTTTAAGTTACCTGCATAATTTTCCACTTAATGTATTAAAAATTAACCGCTCCTTTATCAATCAGATAGTTACTAGTAGTAAAAGGACAGAATTTTACTTTAGTTATAGGAAAATTCTATTTAATTTTTGA